One genomic region from Rosa rugosa chromosome 1, drRosRugo1.1, whole genome shotgun sequence encodes:
- the LOC133732968 gene encoding uncharacterized protein LOC133732968: protein MPASLLDLLNLGCVGRSSQVKEVWLICFTITLWFIWRARNKIKHDNCVVTVEATKRLIIGHVQPASKLATGSMYNSVVELQILEFFGVSLRPRRTPRIIEVNWIPPIMGWVKINTDDAWQRVSGKAGYGGVFRDYQGSFKGAFASNLEIPSSVDAEIMAVIQAIKLSWVREWKHIWLEVDSAMVLNFLCAPHLVPWRFRVA from the coding sequence ATGCCAGCTTCATTGTTGGATTTATTAAACCTGGGGTGTGTTGGTCGTAGCTCCCAAGTAAAGGAAGTTTGGCTTATTTGTTTCACCATTACTTTGTGGTTTATATGGAGAGCTAGAAACAAAATTAAGCATGATAATTGTGTGGTTACTGTGGAGGCTACGAAGAGGTTAATTATAGGCCATGTTCAACCTGCTAGTAAACTAGCCACAGGGAGCATGTATAATTCAGTGGTTGAGCTTCAAATCTTAGAATTTTTTGGGGTTAGTTTGCGACCTCGTCGGACTCCAAGGATTATTGAGGTTAATTGGATTCCTCCAATTATGGGATGGGTGAAGATTAATACAGATGATGCATGGCAACGTGTTTCGGGAAAAGCAGGTTACGGTGGAGTGTTTAGGGACTATCAGGGCTCTTTTAAGGGTGCTTTTGCTTCTAATCTTGAGATTCCTAGTTCCGTCGATGCGGAGATCATGGCGGTTATTCAGGCAATTAAGCTTTCTTGGGTTAGGGAGTGGAAGCACATTTGGCTTGAAGTTGATTCAGCTATGGTACTTAATTTCCTGTGTGCACCCCATCTTGTTCCATGGAGGTTCCGTGTTGCTTAG